The following coding sequences lie in one Paenibacillus durus ATCC 35681 genomic window:
- a CDS encoding tyrosine-type recombinase/integrase, translating into MILQECEQPNREFKEEDFVVCNPDGRPVSIGNFHKFWTRIQTKTNMRKIRFHDLRHTCASLLLALGTHPKVVQELLGHSSIKITLDMYSHLMPNMHSDAVNKMDDLLR; encoded by the coding sequence ATGATCCTTCAAGAATGTGAGCAGCCCAACAGAGAATTTAAAGAGGAGGATTTTGTCGTTTGTAACCCGGATGGCAGACCCGTTAGCATCGGTAATTTCCATAAATTCTGGACAAGAATTCAGACCAAGACCAACATGCGTAAAATTCGCTTTCATGATCTACGCCATACGTGCGCCTCACTTCTTCTAGCGTTAGGGACTCATCCAAAGGTTGTCCAGGAATTATTAGGTCATTCATCAATCAAGATTACTTTAGATATGTACTCTCATTTAATGCCTAACATGCATAGTGACGCAGTCAACAAAATGGACGACCTTTTACGTTAA
- a CDS encoding AraC family transcriptional regulator, with product MDLLKSMNSALKYIEENIAGDIDIKEAAKTAHCSDFHFRRMFSFLAGITLSEYIRRRRLTLAAFELQGSSVKIIDIAVKYGYDSSDAFARAFQKLHGVTPSEARNNGYLLKAFPPMTFQLTIKGGSEMNYRIEEKEAFRIVGIKKRVPIQFEGVNPEIAAMWESLDSETICRLKGLSNVEPRGLISASANFSEGRMEEKGELDHYIGAATTEECPASLAQLEVPALTWAVFEAIGPFPGTLQNIWGRIYSEWFPSANYEQMEGPEILWNESKDVASSTFRSEIWIPVLKK from the coding sequence ATGGATCTGCTCAAAAGTATGAATAGTGCGTTGAAATATATCGAGGAAAATATCGCAGGCGACATCGACATTAAAGAAGCGGCCAAAACGGCCCACTGCTCCGATTTTCATTTTAGAAGAATGTTTTCCTTCCTCGCAGGTATCACGCTATCTGAATATATTCGGCGCAGACGTCTTACTCTGGCGGCATTTGAGCTTCAAGGGAGCAGCGTAAAGATCATTGATATCGCGGTCAAATACGGCTATGACTCGTCGGACGCTTTCGCGAGAGCTTTTCAGAAGCTGCATGGTGTTACACCATCAGAAGCGAGAAATAACGGCTATTTGCTTAAAGCTTTTCCACCGATGACCTTCCAGTTAACCATTAAAGGAGGAAGTGAAATGAACTATCGGATCGAAGAGAAAGAAGCCTTTCGCATTGTGGGGATTAAGAAAAGAGTCCCGATCCAGTTCGAAGGGGTTAACCCGGAGATTGCGGCGATGTGGGAAAGCTTGGATAGCGAAACAATCTGCAGGCTTAAGGGACTTTCCAATGTGGAGCCTAGGGGGCTGATCAGCGCATCCGCGAACTTTTCCGAAGGCAGAATGGAAGAAAAAGGGGAGCTGGATCACTACATTGGCGCGGCAACGACAGAAGAGTGTCCGGCCAGCTTGGCGCAGCTTGAAGTTCCCGCTTTAACTTGGGCGGTATTCGAAGCCATCGGACCTTTCCCCGGTACACTACAGAATATATGGGGGCGCATCTATTCGGAATGGTTCCCGTCCGCGAACTATGAGCAAATGGAAGGTCCGGAAATTCTATGGAATGAGAGTAAAGATGTGGCCTCGTCGACATTTAGAAGTGAAATATGGATTCCGGTGCTGAAAAAATAA
- a CDS encoding TldD/PmbA family protein, with product MNIEEFQEVLFAKGREAGFTEMEIYYANGRSTSVSVLKGEIDAYNIVESGGLSFRGLIGGKMGYSSTERLDNESIAYLLDEAGSNAEVLENEEPEELFAGSEHYHSVNTYSASLIKTPPDQLIEAALAMERIALNADHRIDMVRRSAASVSESEVLISNTKGLNCHRQHSSASASIYVLAKESKDAKETVTGGWFDFSLRSFDDIDLEAVALTGVREAVSKLGASTVQSDNYPIIFRNDAATSLLSSFASVFSAESVDKGFSRLKGKLGEQVAGSNISIIDDPLMVNVPSSKAFDAEGSATARHELIKDGRLLTFLHNRKTARKAGAANTANAAKGGYKGLVEVSHHNLYIAPGAASLAEIIRKTDRGILIVELQGLHAGTNATSGSFSLAAIGYLIEHGEIVRPVNQITVSGNFFELLNGIEEIGNDLRFIGSCTSPSLKVSSLSVSGA from the coding sequence TTGAATATTGAAGAGTTTCAGGAAGTTCTTTTTGCCAAAGGCCGGGAAGCGGGCTTCACCGAAATGGAAATCTACTATGCGAACGGCCGGTCCACCTCGGTCTCGGTGCTTAAAGGTGAAATTGATGCGTACAACATCGTCGAGAGCGGCGGCCTGTCTTTTCGCGGCCTTATCGGCGGCAAAATGGGCTACTCATCCACCGAGAGGCTGGATAATGAATCCATTGCTTATTTGCTTGACGAAGCGGGAAGCAATGCCGAGGTGCTGGAGAACGAGGAGCCGGAAGAATTGTTTGCCGGTTCCGAACACTACCATTCCGTGAATACCTATTCGGCTTCTCTGATTAAGACTCCCCCCGATCAATTGATCGAAGCCGCCCTTGCGATGGAACGCATTGCCCTGAACGCCGACCACCGCATTGATATGGTTAGGCGCTCCGCCGCCTCGGTCAGCGAAAGCGAAGTACTGATCAGCAATACGAAAGGGCTCAACTGCCACAGACAGCACAGCTCGGCCTCTGCGAGCATTTATGTGCTGGCTAAAGAATCCAAGGATGCGAAGGAGACCGTGACCGGGGGCTGGTTCGATTTCTCTCTGCGCAGCTTTGATGATATTGATCTGGAAGCCGTGGCGCTGACAGGCGTCCGGGAGGCTGTTTCCAAGCTGGGAGCGTCGACGGTGCAGTCGGACAATTATCCCATTATTTTTAGAAATGACGCTGCGACCTCACTGCTGTCAAGCTTCGCTTCGGTGTTCTCTGCCGAGTCGGTGGACAAAGGATTTTCCCGCCTAAAAGGCAAACTGGGCGAGCAGGTGGCGGGGAGTAATATATCGATCATCGATGACCCGCTGATGGTTAATGTGCCGTCAAGCAAGGCGTTCGATGCGGAAGGCAGCGCCACCGCGCGGCATGAGCTGATTAAGGACGGCAGACTGCTTACCTTTTTGCACAACCGTAAAACGGCCCGAAAGGCTGGAGCTGCAAACACGGCTAATGCCGCAAAGGGCGGATACAAAGGCCTGGTCGAAGTTTCGCATCATAACCTGTATATCGCACCCGGAGCAGCTAGCCTTGCGGAAATCATCCGTAAAACGGACCGGGGAATTCTGATCGTGGAGCTTCAGGGTTTGCATGCGGGGACGAATGCGACTTCGGGCAGCTTTTCCTTGGCGGCGATAGGCTATTTGATCGAGCACGGTGAAATCGTAAGACCGGTGAACCAGATTACGGTATCGGGCAATTTTTTTGAGCTGCTTAATGGGATTGAGGAGATTGGAAATGATCTGCGGTTTATCGGCAGCTGCACCTCTCCATCGCTCAAGGTCAGCTCGTTGTCCGTGTCGGGAGCCTGA
- a CDS encoding TldD/PmbA family protein — protein MLQEQVIYRVLTAALETGADFAEIFAEDKTSGRLEMVGGMLESSLSGRDYGVGIRVLQGNFSVYAYTNDSSEENLIDTARSAAAAIRGGAAGSRVMDLRRTVTDNRHYIGIMPDSSQKKRNIELMRRAHSTATAYDPSIAQTKIHAMNQLQNILIANTEGLLVQDIRVYTRLGISAVAEDGDQKQSGFSGPGAYAGHEFLESLDIEEHARKASRIAVTMVKAGNAPSGRLPVIIDNGFGGVLFHEACGHGLESTAVAPGSSVFAGKIGERVASPLVTAVDDGTIANAWGSLNIDDEGAKTQRNVLIENGILKGYLIDRMGSRRMGMPSTGSGRRQSYKFAPASRMNNTFISNGTSTREEIIANTEYGIYAKSMGGGSVNTATSDFNFAVQEAYIIRNGKIAEPVKGATLIGKGIDCLSKIDMVGNNLEHGQGMCGSVSGSLPVNCGQPTIRVSEMTVGGRKGE, from the coding sequence ATGCTGCAGGAACAAGTGATATATAGAGTACTTACCGCCGCGCTTGAAACCGGCGCTGATTTTGCGGAAATCTTCGCCGAGGATAAGACAAGCGGACGGCTCGAGATGGTGGGAGGAATGCTGGAAAGCTCCCTGTCCGGCCGAGATTACGGAGTAGGCATCCGGGTTTTGCAGGGTAACTTTTCCGTCTATGCGTACACGAACGACAGCAGCGAGGAGAATCTGATCGACACGGCCCGTTCGGCGGCGGCAGCTATTCGCGGTGGCGCAGCCGGCAGCCGGGTAATGGATCTTCGGCGGACAGTCACCGATAATCGCCATTACATCGGAATTATGCCGGACAGCTCGCAGAAAAAGCGCAATATTGAACTGATGCGGCGCGCCCACAGCACGGCGACAGCATATGATCCAAGCATCGCCCAGACGAAAATTCACGCGATGAATCAATTACAAAATATATTGATCGCCAATACCGAGGGCTTATTGGTTCAGGACATACGGGTCTATACGAGACTGGGAATCAGCGCGGTGGCGGAGGATGGCGACCAGAAACAGTCCGGCTTCAGCGGGCCGGGCGCCTATGCCGGTCACGAGTTTCTGGAGAGTCTGGACATCGAAGAGCATGCCCGCAAGGCTTCCCGGATTGCGGTCACGATGGTCAAAGCGGGCAATGCTCCCAGCGGAAGGCTTCCCGTCATTATCGACAACGGGTTTGGCGGCGTCTTGTTCCATGAAGCCTGCGGCCATGGGCTGGAGTCGACCGCCGTCGCTCCAGGATCGTCAGTCTTCGCGGGTAAAATCGGCGAGCGGGTCGCTTCGCCTCTAGTAACCGCAGTCGACGATGGCACGATTGCCAATGCTTGGGGCTCGCTGAATATCGACGACGAGGGCGCCAAGACGCAGCGCAACGTCCTGATTGAGAACGGCATACTGAAGGGCTATTTGATTGACCGGATGGGCTCCCGCAGAATGGGCATGCCTTCCACGGGCTCCGGCCGCCGGCAATCCTATAAATTCGCTCCGGCGTCGCGGATGAACAATACGTTCATCAGCAATGGAACTTCGACCCGCGAGGAGATTATCGCCAATACCGAATACGGCATTTACGCCAAGTCCATGGGCGGCGGCTCGGTTAACACGGCTACGAGCGATTTCAATTTTGCCGTTCAGGAAGCCTATATCATACGCAATGGTAAAATCGCCGAACCGGTCAAGGGCGCGACCCTGATCGGCAAGGGGATCGATTGCTTAAGCAAAATCGACATGGTCGGCAATAACCTCGAACACGGACAGGGTATGTGCGGGTCCGTCAGCGGCAGCCTGCCGGTTAACTGCGGTCAGCCCACCATCCGGGTGTCGGAAATGACGGTCGGGGGAAGAAAGGGGGAGTAA
- a CDS encoding collagen binding domain-containing protein, translated as MTLRKLMKKRIAMWLVILMLVAQYSYGLGFTTEVKAGAIENDTNIITSVSMAVYGPGGETVTGDVYEQGSEVTLNYTWALQDGHSYKAGDAFTFHLPDQFKLFNDISGPLASDEGDVGSFTVNKDNHLVVMTFNSFIENHDNVHGTLSFRTKFDKEVIKGSTVQQILFPVNGDTQVVTLRFKPNVASTIEKKGTPEGYNAESIQWSVDVNKTLESVYGAEMSDPIPAGLTVDTVTAAVYQLDVQLDGTVSQGPLVDSAKYTFDVKNGTLKLKFADSPITGAYRIVFSTAITDLTKTKFTNTASFSGDNLSPVTASATVAVQRAPSLQKYPIGYEPSTQTVTWGINYNYNYGMIPQTDAVLKDLFNDSQELVADSVKVYNVSVDSDGKATVGSQLAEGTDYTVTPASAAGKTGFKLQFLRDVNTPYFIEYKTKNKGRLFDSKRIYNTVTSGTYKAEYNQDIHPVIIYKTVDAAGADYRNKTVDWKITLNEDNYPMSNVVVKDTFPSGGLTFIPESLVVKSAAGTVVPASEYTLEYAQPIVQGEGFTVAFKKPITGKYTISYKLRFDYYGIKDGGDKFYNTATVAWEGGTASAKAVFNPRIEVKNNGFKYGQYNAASKEITWSIGANYNGKPLQNAEIVDAIEAPQQLVPGSVKIKQLYLWPNGLTWKMSDLNVKYTVTLGNDNVLRVKFDEPVNYPFYVEFKTTLEGQLINSSKVYNTASIYDGNKKVSGDLTGVVTIPYGGEYVVKSGAQAGDKINWTIPINRGQSFIKDAKITDVGSANQMLLTDSFHLYPTTVAQDGTLSKAVPELVKGTDYTLDITTTNEGRQTFVLSFLKDIKSAYILEYQSLIAARSGETVTNAVTLSGNNVVEVTKETSTEIIVGVSSGSGTGSGSRSLLTIKKLDEGDHLKLLVGATFDLYRLNGSERLLIGTKTTGADGTVLFNGILSGSYVLVETKAPEGYVLDAAERPVTVGAGANIVLPITNHKLPSPTPSVTPSPTPSATPSVTPSAVPSVPPSVTPSVAPSVPPSEAPSEPPTATPSAAPSEPPSATPSEPPIANPSAAPSESPSVTPPITPAPSATPTASTVIIPDEQIPAGPANSSEPQPSPVPSVTPTEVPADGEVPLGGVDIDEDDVPKGGPSDPSPSPASGNLPKTGEGSSLPIYMGGLGLILVGLILNRWLTHNKKTK; from the coding sequence ATGACGTTGCGGAAATTGATGAAGAAAAGAATCGCTATGTGGCTCGTGATCCTGATGCTGGTTGCCCAATACAGCTATGGCCTCGGGTTCACGACTGAAGTCAAGGCGGGAGCTATCGAGAACGACACAAATATTATCACCAGTGTTTCAATGGCGGTCTATGGTCCCGGAGGAGAGACAGTTACGGGCGATGTCTACGAGCAGGGCTCGGAGGTCACGTTGAATTATACCTGGGCTTTGCAGGATGGGCATAGTTATAAGGCCGGGGACGCGTTTACTTTCCATCTGCCGGACCAGTTCAAGCTCTTCAACGATATCAGCGGTCCGCTGGCTTCCGATGAAGGCGACGTGGGCAGCTTCACTGTGAACAAGGATAACCATCTTGTTGTCATGACCTTCAACAGCTTTATTGAGAACCATGACAATGTGCATGGAACGCTGAGTTTCCGCACCAAGTTCGATAAAGAGGTAATCAAAGGAAGTACGGTTCAACAGATCCTGTTCCCGGTCAACGGGGATACCCAAGTGGTCACCCTGCGCTTCAAGCCGAATGTCGCGTCCACCATTGAGAAAAAAGGAACGCCCGAGGGGTACAATGCGGAGAGCATTCAGTGGTCGGTGGATGTGAACAAGACGCTGGAATCCGTCTATGGCGCGGAGATGAGCGATCCCATTCCGGCGGGATTGACCGTTGACACGGTGACTGCCGCCGTCTATCAGCTTGATGTTCAGCTGGATGGGACGGTGAGTCAAGGCCCTCTCGTTGATTCAGCCAAATACACCTTTGATGTTAAAAATGGCACGCTTAAGTTGAAGTTTGCCGATTCGCCGATCACGGGCGCATACCGTATTGTGTTTTCCACAGCGATTACCGATCTGACCAAAACAAAATTTACAAATACGGCATCCTTCTCTGGCGACAATTTGTCTCCGGTGACCGCCTCGGCAACAGTTGCGGTTCAACGCGCGCCAAGCCTGCAGAAATATCCAATTGGATATGAACCCTCAACTCAGACTGTCACCTGGGGGATCAATTACAATTATAACTATGGCATGATTCCGCAGACAGATGCGGTGCTCAAGGATTTATTCAATGACAGTCAGGAATTGGTTGCGGATTCCGTTAAAGTCTATAATGTGAGCGTGGATTCCGATGGAAAAGCGACGGTAGGCTCGCAGCTGGCGGAAGGAACGGATTATACGGTTACACCGGCATCCGCAGCTGGAAAAACCGGGTTTAAGCTTCAGTTTTTGCGGGATGTGAACACGCCTTATTTTATTGAATACAAGACCAAGAACAAAGGGCGTCTATTTGACTCCAAAAGAATATACAACACGGTAACCTCAGGCACTTATAAAGCGGAATACAATCAGGATATTCACCCCGTCATTATTTATAAAACGGTCGATGCCGCCGGAGCCGATTACCGCAACAAAACCGTAGATTGGAAAATTACGCTCAACGAAGACAACTATCCGATGAGTAACGTTGTCGTCAAGGATACCTTCCCTTCCGGCGGCCTTACTTTTATTCCGGAGTCGTTGGTCGTCAAGAGCGCTGCGGGAACCGTGGTGCCTGCTTCGGAATATACATTGGAGTATGCCCAGCCGATTGTGCAAGGGGAAGGATTCACCGTAGCTTTCAAAAAGCCGATTACCGGAAAATATACGATCAGCTATAAGCTGCGCTTTGACTATTACGGCATCAAGGACGGCGGGGATAAATTCTATAATACGGCAACCGTTGCCTGGGAGGGCGGAACCGCTTCGGCAAAGGCTGTATTCAATCCCCGGATCGAGGTCAAGAACAACGGATTCAAATATGGGCAGTACAATGCGGCGTCCAAGGAAATAACATGGTCGATCGGAGCCAACTACAACGGCAAGCCGCTGCAAAATGCGGAGATTGTTGACGCCATTGAGGCGCCGCAGCAACTGGTACCCGGATCGGTGAAGATCAAACAGTTATATTTATGGCCGAACGGCCTGACCTGGAAAATGTCCGATCTGAACGTGAAGTATACGGTTACATTGGGCAACGACAATGTGCTGAGAGTGAAATTTGATGAACCGGTCAACTATCCTTTCTATGTTGAGTTCAAAACGACTCTCGAAGGACAGCTGATTAACAGCAGCAAGGTCTATAATACGGCAAGCATTTATGACGGAAATAAGAAGGTATCGGGAGATCTGACTGGCGTTGTGACCATTCCATATGGCGGAGAATATGTCGTCAAGAGCGGAGCACAGGCTGGCGACAAGATTAACTGGACCATTCCTATCAACAGGGGCCAATCTTTCATAAAGGATGCGAAGATTACGGATGTCGGAAGCGCGAATCAAATGCTGCTGACCGATTCGTTCCATCTCTATCCTACGACGGTTGCTCAGGACGGAACGCTATCCAAAGCCGTACCGGAGCTTGTTAAGGGAACGGATTATACGCTCGATATCACCACAACGAACGAAGGCCGGCAGACATTCGTCTTAAGCTTCTTGAAGGACATTAAATCGGCGTATATCCTGGAGTACCAGTCGCTGATTGCGGCCCGCAGCGGAGAAACCGTGACGAATGCCGTAACGCTCAGCGGCAACAATGTGGTGGAAGTGACGAAGGAAACTTCGACGGAGATTATCGTCGGCGTATCCAGCGGCTCTGGAACAGGCAGCGGTTCAAGAAGCTTGCTGACGATCAAGAAGCTGGACGAGGGCGATCACCTGAAGCTGCTAGTTGGAGCGACATTTGATTTGTATCGTCTGAACGGAAGCGAACGCTTGTTAATCGGAACGAAGACGACAGGGGCGGACGGCACGGTTTTATTTAACGGTATTTTGTCCGGCAGTTATGTATTGGTCGAGACGAAGGCTCCCGAAGGCTATGTTCTCGATGCGGCCGAGCGTCCGGTGACCGTTGGTGCAGGGGCAAATATTGTACTGCCAATAACCAATCATAAGCTCCCTTCGCCGACACCATCCGTAACACCGTCGCCAACGCCGTCCGCTACACCGTCTGTGACGCCGTCGGCCGTACCATCGGTGCCGCCGTCCGTGACCCCGTCGGTTGCGCCATCGGTGCCGCCGTCTGAGGCACCATCTGAGCCGCCGACTGCGACACCGTCGGCTGCGCCGTCTGAGCCGCCGTCGGCTACGCCGTCTGAGCCGCCGATCGCGAACCCGTCAGCTGCACCATCTGAATCGCCATCCGTGACGCCGCCAATTACACCGGCTCCATCAGCTACACCTACGGCTTCGACCGTCATTATCCCGGATGAGCAAATTCCGGCAGGTCCGGCGAACTCAAGTGAGCCGCAGCCTTCACCGGTGCCAAGTGTAACGCCGACGGAAGTGCCTGCGGATGGAGAGGTTCCGCTTGGCGGGGTCGATATTGACGAGGATGACGTTCCCAAAGGCGGTCCTTCCGATCCGTCGCCAAGTCCCGCCTCCGGCAACCTGCCGAAGACCGGTGAAGGAAGCTCGCTTCCGATATACATGGGCGGCCTGGGCCTTATCCTGGTCGGACTCATCCTCAACCGTTGGTTGACCCATAACAAGAAAACGAAATAA
- a CDS encoding peptidylprolyl isomerase translates to MAKQAKITLENGGEVLLDLFDQDAPNTVANFEKLANDGFYNGLVFHRVIPGFVAQGGCPNGTGTGGPGYTINCEINPNKHERGTLAMAHAGRNTGGSQFYICYAPQPHLDGQHTVFGKVVKGMEYVDAFQGRDKMTSVEVYEA, encoded by the coding sequence ATGGCAAAACAAGCGAAAATCACTCTCGAAAACGGCGGCGAAGTCCTGCTCGATCTGTTCGATCAGGATGCTCCCAATACCGTAGCTAACTTTGAAAAGCTGGCGAATGACGGTTTCTATAACGGTCTGGTGTTCCACCGTGTTATTCCGGGCTTCGTGGCCCAAGGCGGCTGTCCGAACGGAACCGGCACCGGCGGCCCAGGGTACACGATCAACTGCGAGATCAACCCGAACAAGCACGAGCGCGGAACGCTGGCCATGGCGCATGCCGGACGCAACACGGGCGGCAGCCAGTTCTACATCTGCTATGCTCCGCAGCCGCATCTTGACGGCCAGCATACCGTATTCGGCAAAGTAGTAAAAGGCATGGAATACGTCGACGCCTTCCAAGGCCGCGACAAAATGACTTCCGTGGAAGTGTACGAAGCGTAA
- the lysA gene encoding diaminopimelate decarboxylase has translation MFLHGTSRINDAGHLEIGGCDVTELKAEYGTPLYIMDEQLIRRRCREYMDAFAASGLGFQVAYASKAFSVMAMCRIADEEGLSLDVVSDGELYTALQAGFPAERIHFHGNNKTPFEIEMALDAGIGCFVVDNFVELELLQAIAASKNANVNVLLRVTPGVEAHAHHAYAATGQTDSKFGFDIGNGSAFEAVKQASAKDNLTLLGVHSHIGSQIFETDGFEMAVERVADFARRVKEELNTEFSVVNLGGGFGIRYTEGDTPLQVSEYVAAITGAVKKYFAGIGAKLPEIWVEPGRSIVGDAGTTLYTIGTNKTIPGVRKYVAVDGGMGDNPRPALYESKYEALLANRANDPAVETVSIAGKCCESGDMLIWDVELPEAKSGDLLAVACTGAYNYSMASNYNRIARPAVVFVQNGQSDLVVKRESHSDLIANDIIPERIAKLPVTK, from the coding sequence ATGTTTTTACACGGGACGAGCCGGATTAACGATGCCGGTCATTTGGAAATCGGCGGGTGCGACGTTACGGAACTCAAAGCCGAATACGGTACTCCGCTATATATCATGGACGAACAGTTGATCCGCCGCCGCTGCCGCGAATATATGGACGCTTTTGCCGCCAGCGGGCTTGGTTTTCAAGTAGCCTATGCCAGCAAGGCGTTCTCGGTCATGGCGATGTGCCGGATCGCGGATGAAGAGGGGCTTTCCCTTGATGTTGTCTCCGACGGTGAGCTTTACACAGCTTTGCAGGCCGGATTTCCGGCGGAGCGGATTCACTTTCATGGCAACAACAAGACGCCGTTTGAAATCGAGATGGCACTGGACGCGGGAATTGGCTGCTTCGTCGTCGACAACTTCGTCGAGCTGGAGCTTCTGCAAGCCATCGCGGCGAGTAAGAATGCAAACGTCAATGTTCTGCTGCGCGTGACGCCAGGCGTCGAGGCGCATGCGCATCACGCCTATGCCGCTACCGGCCAGACCGATTCGAAGTTCGGTTTCGATATTGGCAACGGCTCGGCCTTTGAAGCGGTCAAACAGGCATCCGCCAAGGACAATCTGACGCTGCTGGGCGTACATTCGCATATCGGCTCCCAAATTTTTGAGACGGATGGCTTTGAAATGGCGGTTGAGCGTGTAGCCGACTTTGCCCGCCGCGTGAAGGAAGAACTGAACACCGAGTTCAGCGTGGTCAACCTTGGCGGAGGCTTCGGTATCCGTTATACCGAAGGCGACACGCCGCTGCAGGTATCCGAATATGTCGCTGCCATCACGGGCGCGGTGAAGAAGTATTTTGCCGGAATCGGCGCCAAGCTGCCTGAAATTTGGGTGGAGCCGGGACGCAGCATTGTCGGTGACGCGGGAACGACCCTTTATACGATCGGCACGAACAAGACGATCCCGGGCGTACGCAAGTACGTTGCCGTTGACGGAGGAATGGGCGACAATCCGCGTCCAGCGCTCTACGAATCGAAATATGAAGCGCTGCTGGCGAACCGCGCAAATGACCCAGCCGTAGAGACGGTTTCCATTGCGGGCAAATGCTGTGAAAGCGGCGATATGCTGATTTGGGATGTGGAGCTGCCGGAGGCGAAGAGCGGCGATCTGCTCGCCGTAGCTTGCACAGGCGCCTATAACTATTCCATGGCGAGTAACTACAACCGTATCGCCCGTCCGGCCGTTGTATTCGTGCAGAACGGACAAAGCGATCTTGTGGTCAAGCGCGAAAGCCATAGCGATCTGATTGCCAATGATATTATTCCTGAGCGTATCGCGAAACTGCCGGTAACGAAATAA